A stretch of Leptolyngbya subtilissima AS-A7 DNA encodes these proteins:
- a CDS encoding precorrin-8X methylmutase — translation MEWHVTDAQSLRVIDSEIGDHSFSPSEYEIVRRVIYATADFAFKDLIHFSDQALQSGAAALAARTTIVVDVPMVQVGITPCIQQTFANPVYCSMDALTRPQKGKSQASWGVETLAQRYPEGIFIIGSSEAALSTLVDLIDADKVRPALVVATPAGFIETAVIKGRLQDTMVPHVAINGRKGSPVVAAAIVNGLVDLAWQAYGKENP, via the coding sequence ATGGAATGGCATGTGACCGATGCCCAAAGCCTGCGCGTGATTGACTCCGAAATTGGCGACCACAGCTTCTCGCCGTCGGAATACGAAATTGTGCGCCGGGTAATCTATGCCACCGCCGACTTTGCCTTCAAAGATCTCATTCATTTCTCTGACCAGGCGCTGCAGTCGGGGGCCGCAGCCCTGGCGGCCCGCACCACCATTGTTGTCGATGTGCCCATGGTGCAGGTGGGCATTACCCCCTGCATTCAGCAGACCTTTGCCAACCCAGTCTATTGCAGCATGGACGCCTTGACCCGGCCTCAGAAGGGCAAAAGCCAGGCCTCGTGGGGGGTAGAAACCCTAGCCCAGCGCTACCCCGAAGGCATCTTTATCATCGGGTCTTCAGAGGCGGCCCTGTCTACCCTGGTCGACCTGATCGACGCCGACAAGGTGCGCCCGGCGCTGGTGGTCGCGACCCCCGCCGGGTTCATAGAAACCGCTGTGATCAAAGGCCGCCTGCAAGACACCATGGTGCCCCATGTGGCCATCAACGGCCGCAAAGGCAGCCCTGTAGTTGCCGCTGCGATCGTCAACGGCCTAGTCGACCTAGCCTGGCAGGCCTACGGCAAAGAAAATCCCTAG
- a CDS encoding putative bifunctional diguanylate cyclase/phosphodiesterase, which produces MAYSNSAQPSEDLCSIADCSAHPFDDVSLLICHELRTPLASIQGALKLLGYQQSGSLSDDGQRLLAIAINNADRLNRLANALENQPTPLLTLLSTAELELLQLENDLHQAVEEQAIHLAYQPIVSIEHNRIIGFEALARWQHSSRGIISPEVFIPLAEKAGLIDTLGLFLLDQACQQLHQWQVQFPAVAPLSVSVNLSAVQLRHPQLVEHIGQILERHHIAPHSLKLEVTESALIENKDLALRALVELQQLGIQLYIDDFGTGYSSLGRLQDLPFDTLKIDRSFIRNKNWAMSEAIFMLAERLRLDVIVEGVETLDDLITLKELGYKKMQGYYFSRPIDGQEIACLLMRQVLDGQLSFAPELARVA; this is translated from the coding sequence ATGGCGTACTCCAACTCGGCTCAGCCCAGTGAGGATTTGTGTTCGATTGCCGACTGCTCAGCCCACCCCTTTGATGATGTCTCGCTGCTAATCTGTCACGAGCTACGCACTCCCCTCGCCTCAATTCAGGGGGCGCTTAAGCTTTTGGGGTATCAGCAGTCGGGGTCGCTCTCCGACGATGGTCAAAGGCTGCTGGCGATCGCCATCAACAACGCCGACCGCCTCAACCGGCTGGCCAACGCCCTGGAGAACCAGCCCACGCCCCTACTGACGCTGCTCTCAACGGCCGAGCTAGAGCTGCTTCAGCTCGAAAACGATCTGCACCAGGCGGTGGAGGAGCAGGCCATCCACCTGGCCTACCAGCCGATTGTGTCGATTGAGCACAACCGGATTATTGGCTTTGAGGCGCTGGCCCGATGGCAGCACAGCAGCCGGGGCATCATTTCGCCAGAGGTATTTATTCCCCTGGCCGAGAAGGCCGGTCTGATCGATACCCTGGGGTTGTTTTTGCTCGATCAGGCCTGCCAACAGCTGCACCAGTGGCAGGTGCAGTTTCCGGCGGTGGCTCCCCTCAGCGTCAGCGTCAATCTCTCGGCGGTGCAGCTGCGCCATCCCCAGCTGGTGGAGCACATTGGCCAAATTCTTGAGCGCCACCACATTGCCCCCCACAGCCTTAAGCTCGAAGTCACCGAGAGCGCGCTGATTGAAAACAAGGACTTAGCCCTCAGAGCTTTAGTCGAACTGCAACAGCTGGGCATACAGCTCTACATCGACGATTTTGGCACGGGTTATTCTTCCTTGGGGCGGCTGCAAGACTTGCCCTTTGACACCCTCAAAATCGATCGCTCGTTTATCCGCAACAAAAACTGGGCGATGAGCGAGGCCATCTTTATGTTGGCCGAGCGGCTGCGGCTCGATGTGATTGTTGAAGGCGTAGAGACTCTCGACGACTTGATCACCCTCAAAGAGCTGGGCTACAAGAAGATGCAGGGCTACTACTTCTCCCGGCCCATCGACGGCCAAGAGATTGCCTGCCTGCTGATGCGCCAGGTGCTGGATGGTCAACTGTCGTTTGCCCCTGAGCTAGCACGGGTCGCCTAG
- a CDS encoding DUF3124 domain-containing protein, which translates to MMSFRVALICLSLSLLSACAIQTPATSPASLLSAQERFSDRPGVTVLATTPASAVQGQTLYVPVYSEIFDSEANRTFQLTVTLSLRNSDRNQPITITTLDYYNSGGDRLVTYLDAPIQLAPLASTEVVVDRTNVAGGVGANFIVTWQSAAPVSNPVIEAVMISTASQQGLSFVSPARIIEELQP; encoded by the coding sequence ATGATGAGCTTTAGAGTAGCGCTGATTTGTTTAAGCCTGAGTCTGCTGTCGGCCTGCGCAATCCAAACCCCAGCAACCAGCCCAGCCTCCCTGCTCTCTGCCCAGGAGCGCTTCAGCGATCGCCCCGGCGTCACCGTCTTAGCCACTACTCCCGCCTCGGCGGTGCAGGGGCAAACCCTCTACGTACCGGTGTATTCCGAAATTTTTGACTCCGAAGCCAATCGCACCTTTCAACTGACCGTGACCCTGAGTTTGCGCAACAGCGATCGCAACCAGCCCATCACCATCACCACGCTGGACTACTACAACTCAGGAGGCGATCGCCTCGTCACCTACCTTGATGCCCCCATTCAGCTCGCCCCCCTCGCCTCCACCGAAGTCGTTGTCGATCGTACCAACGTCGCAGGCGGGGTAGGAGCTAACTTCATCGTCACTTGGCAATCCGCTGCCCCCGTCAGCAACCCAGTCATCGAAGCAGTGATGATCAGCACCGCCTCCCAGCAGGGCCTATCCTTCGTCAGCCCCGCCCGCATCATCGAGGAACTACAGCCCTAA
- a CDS encoding LysE family translocator has product MPDVATLSLFFTAAFVLSITPGPGILYTLARSLNGGKSEGISSALGLFVGGLVHVFAAAVGISSLLMTSTVAFTLVKYAGAAYLIYLGLRTLLSRDMLLVNADAAVPLPRRGSAFYQGVITEVFNPKTALFFLAFIPQFINVESGSIFTQFLVLGLITDFLNLAVDVFVASFAGPLGQRLRTSGSFRRGQRLTSGCTMIGLGAYVAIAEPS; this is encoded by the coding sequence ATGCCCGATGTAGCAACGCTTAGTCTGTTTTTTACCGCCGCTTTTGTTCTCAGCATTACGCCAGGGCCGGGCATTCTCTACACGCTGGCTCGCAGCCTCAACGGCGGCAAATCTGAGGGCATTTCATCGGCCCTGGGCCTGTTTGTCGGCGGGCTGGTGCATGTTTTTGCCGCCGCTGTCGGCATTTCTAGCCTGCTGATGACCTCGACTGTGGCGTTCACCCTGGTGAAATATGCCGGCGCTGCTTATCTCATTTATTTGGGGCTGCGCACGCTGTTGAGTCGAGATATGCTACTCGTCAATGCTGATGCTGCTGTACCGTTGCCCCGTCGAGGCAGCGCGTTTTATCAAGGCGTGATTACTGAGGTGTTCAACCCGAAGACGGCACTGTTTTTTTTGGCCTTTATTCCGCAGTTCATCAATGTTGAAAGCGGGAGTATTTTTACCCAGTTTTTGGTGCTGGGTTTGATTACAGATTTTCTGAATCTGGCAGTGGATGTTTTTGTGGCGTCTTTCGCCGGACCGCTGGGGCAGAGACTGCGGACGAGCGGCAGCTTTAGACGCGGTCAGCGCCTCACATCAGGCTGCACCATGATTGGTCTGGGCGCGTATGTGGCGATCGCCGAGCCGAGCTAG
- a CDS encoding response regulator: protein MAAKRILIIDDEADVREIAKVSLEITKNWEVTTAASGEEGAALAATYRPDAILLDVVMPKVDGLATLLKLGENIETQHIPVILLTATLRLATQQSFVAAGARAVLIKPFDPGLLGGQIESVLGWQ from the coding sequence ATGGCCGCCAAACGCATTTTAATTATTGATGACGAAGCCGACGTGCGCGAGATTGCCAAGGTCAGCCTAGAAATCACCAAAAACTGGGAGGTTACAACCGCCGCCTCTGGGGAGGAGGGCGCGGCCTTGGCAGCCACCTATCGTCCCGACGCCATTTTGCTCGATGTGGTCATGCCCAAGGTTGACGGTCTCGCCACCCTGCTCAAACTCGGTGAAAATATTGAGACTCAGCACATTCCAGTGATTTTACTGACGGCTACCCTGCGGCTGGCCACCCAACAATCCTTTGTGGCGGCGGGGGCACGGGCCGTGCTGATCAAGCCCTTTGATCCCGGCCTGTTAGGCGGACAAATTGAGTCTGTTTTGGGATGGCAGTAG
- the ltaE gene encoding low-specificity L-threonine aldolase: MSTIHPATDFRSDTVTWPTPAMVEAMATAELGDDVYGEDPTVNELEALAANLLGKEAGLFVTSGTQGNLIAALTHAQRGDEAILGEDAHTFCWEAGGIAVLGGITTRPLPTDSRGRMAIDQIKSAIRVDNPHLPHSRLVLLENSSGGNNGAAIEPEYFAAIGTLAHEHHLKVHLDGARLFNAVTALGVEPTDITAHVDSVSVCLSKGLCAPVGSLLVGSEAFIHQARRHRKLLGGGMRQAGGLAAAGIIALKTMSQRLQSDHDNAQALAQGLATIPGIEIDPAAVETNMVFFDLAEGVAISPEALIKALKLEYGLHIGGYGDRRLRAVTHYWIEPPQVERLLAAMGTILGRH; encoded by the coding sequence ATGTCCACCATCCACCCCGCCACAGACTTCCGCTCCGACACCGTCACCTGGCCCACCCCCGCCATGGTTGAGGCCATGGCCACCGCCGAACTGGGAGATGACGTTTACGGCGAAGACCCCACCGTCAACGAGCTAGAAGCCCTAGCCGCCAATCTGCTAGGCAAAGAGGCGGGGCTGTTTGTCACCAGCGGCACCCAGGGCAACCTGATCGCCGCCCTCACCCACGCCCAGCGCGGTGACGAAGCCATCCTCGGCGAAGACGCCCACACCTTCTGCTGGGAGGCGGGCGGCATCGCTGTGCTGGGCGGCATCACCACTCGACCGCTGCCTACCGACAGTCGAGGCCGCATGGCGATCGATCAGATCAAATCAGCAATTCGAGTGGATAATCCACACCTGCCCCACAGCCGCCTGGTGTTGCTCGAAAACAGCTCCGGCGGCAACAATGGCGCGGCGATCGAGCCCGAGTACTTTGCCGCGATCGGCACCCTAGCCCACGAGCATCATCTCAAGGTGCATTTAGATGGAGCGCGACTGTTCAATGCCGTCACCGCTCTTGGGGTCGAGCCCACCGACATTACCGCCCATGTCGATTCGGTGAGCGTGTGCCTCAGCAAGGGGCTATGCGCTCCAGTGGGTTCCCTGCTGGTGGGCAGCGAGGCGTTTATCCACCAGGCCCGCCGCCACCGCAAGCTGCTAGGCGGTGGCATGCGCCAGGCCGGCGGGCTAGCTGCAGCAGGCATCATTGCCCTCAAGACCATGAGCCAGCGATTGCAGAGCGATCACGATAACGCCCAGGCTCTAGCTCAGGGATTGGCGACCATTCCAGGCATTGAAATTGACCCAGCGGCGGTTGAAACCAATATGGTGTTTTTTGACTTAGCTGAGGGAGTTGCTATTTCCCCAGAAGCCTTGATCAAAGCGCTGAAGCTTGAGTACGGACTGCATATCGGCGGGTATGGCGATCGCCGCCTGCGAGCCGTCACCCACTACTGGATTGAGCCGCCCCAGGTTGAGCGGCTGTTAGCGGCCATGGGCACTATTCTGGGCCGGCATTGA
- a CDS encoding GGDEF domain-containing protein codes for MMTQIKETPCQEREDDCPNLALLIQDGERRQIMPLGKRFYSIGRDRTKDIRLVSEGVSGHHASLVWLDHCYVIHSDDATNGPSCQPLTINDTPVQTSPLRPGDAIGFCHGVRARLITVRSGLPVAPPLCLLPPAHTIEPGAGLLNHFPDLMLKFDANGSILDVKPSVDPDLSRLPIAAGQSIVSCFESSFAAKLFSYGQMASRTQSLQCFEAELTVEQQKIFCEARLLPTEQGHRIAIIRNVTERKRLELELRSGAIHDTLTSLPNRRFFMEKAAQAIALKRTSAAYSFAVLFIDLDDFKGVNDSLGHRVGDQLLVEIALQLKACLRPQDTVARLGGDEFAILLHEVASGEAAVAVATRIQQALALPLLRDHPEVCSSASIGIALGTEGDDSVEAMLNHADMAMYRAKALGGSQYAVFDPAIDPA; via the coding sequence ATGATGACCCAAATTAAAGAGACTCCGTGCCAGGAGCGGGAGGATGACTGCCCCAATCTGGCCCTGCTGATCCAAGATGGTGAGCGCCGCCAGATTATGCCGCTGGGCAAGCGGTTTTACTCCATTGGCCGCGATCGCACCAAAGATATTCGCCTGGTGTCTGAGGGGGTCTCGGGCCACCACGCCAGCCTAGTGTGGCTCGACCACTGCTATGTGATTCACAGCGACGATGCTACAAACGGCCCCAGCTGTCAGCCGCTGACAATTAACGACACCCCGGTGCAAACTAGCCCCCTCCGCCCCGGCGATGCCATTGGCTTTTGCCATGGCGTACGCGCCCGGCTGATTACTGTGCGATCTGGGCTTCCGGTTGCTCCGCCTCTCTGTCTGCTGCCGCCGGCCCATACGATCGAGCCTGGTGCCGGCCTGCTGAATCACTTCCCTGACCTGATGCTGAAGTTTGATGCCAATGGCTCCATTCTCGATGTTAAGCCTTCTGTAGACCCCGACCTCAGTCGGTTGCCCATCGCGGCGGGCCAGTCGATTGTGAGCTGCTTTGAGTCGAGCTTTGCCGCTAAATTGTTTAGCTACGGTCAGATGGCCAGTCGCACTCAGTCGCTGCAATGCTTTGAGGCCGAGTTGACTGTAGAGCAGCAGAAGATTTTTTGCGAAGCCCGCCTGCTGCCCACCGAGCAAGGCCACCGAATTGCCATTATTCGCAATGTCACGGAGCGCAAGCGGCTGGAGCTGGAGTTGCGATCGGGGGCAATTCACGACACCCTAACTAGCCTGCCTAATCGCCGCTTTTTTATGGAAAAGGCGGCCCAGGCGATCGCCCTCAAACGCACCAGCGCCGCCTACAGTTTTGCGGTGTTGTTCATTGATCTAGACGACTTTAAAGGAGTCAACGATAGCTTGGGCCATCGGGTGGGTGACCAGCTGCTGGTGGAAATTGCCCTTCAGCTCAAAGCCTGCCTCCGCCCCCAAGACACCGTGGCCCGGCTGGGGGGTGACGAATTTGCCATCTTGCTGCACGAGGTTGCCTCGGGCGAAGCCGCCGTTGCGGTGGCCACCCGAATTCAGCAGGCGTTAGCCCTGCCGCTGCTGCGCGACCACCCGGAGGTGTGTTCGAGCGCCAGCATTGGTATTGCCCTAGGGACTGAGGGCGATGACAGTGTAGAGGCTATGCTCAACCACGCCGATATGGCCATGTATCGGGCCAAAGCCCTAGGCGGGTCGCAGTACGCGGTGTTTGATCCAGCCATTGATCCCGCTTGA
- a CDS encoding response regulator, translating into MKILLVDDDEVLIERLTSDLAAQHYVVDTTTDGLLGWEYARSTSYDLIVLDIDMPGLDGLSLCRRLRQTGYVGPILLLTGRGSNSDKVEGLNAGADDYLVKPYTLTELTARLRALLRRPTVMSSPTLHWGQLRCDPKANLVTVADQTVVLSPKEYGLLELLLRHPDRIFSNTVLLERLWSADDCPGEETIRTHIRRLRRKLKQAGADDMVENVYGMGYRLRPAPPAAEPELPQPDPSPEQAKAAAARAAAIAAFDQFRPILSDRMATLRRAAAALNQPPLPEEMRSMAQGAAHKLAGSLGLFSLTEGSHLARRLEDWLMQPDAAQGAEFIALVAQLDAQLAAGPKEISTPPVESRIVPLAVPPRPTDTRYRVLAVDDDPLILAQLQRLLPPWGLDVVTLDDPRQTWAALEASPPDLVLLDLDMPHVRGVELCRQLRQQERWQTLPILFLTACREAAAVYELYQAGADDYLPKPILEPELVNRLFQRLERGRLLQTLAGTDPLTGLANRRKGTIEFDLLLHLAHRSPQPLSLVLLHLSPDLASVKDLMVALAAVLPTLTRQGDAIARWGSQEILIGALAPAWSSPQDALGPPLAQLLADQLRSSSGSLDLPLGLLLGAATFPTDGHTLDRLYQEATHRLAPLG; encoded by the coding sequence ATGAAAATTCTTCTGGTCGACGACGACGAGGTCTTAATCGAGCGGCTGACCAGCGATCTAGCCGCCCAACATTACGTTGTCGACACCACCACCGACGGGTTGCTGGGCTGGGAGTATGCCCGGTCTACCTCCTACGATCTGATCGTTTTAGACATTGATATGCCGGGTTTAGATGGGCTGTCGCTGTGTCGTCGGCTGCGCCAGACGGGCTATGTCGGGCCAATTTTGCTGCTGACCGGGCGCGGCAGCAACAGTGACAAGGTCGAAGGGCTCAATGCCGGTGCCGACGACTACCTGGTTAAACCCTATACCCTGACTGAGCTGACCGCCCGCCTGCGCGCGCTGCTGCGCCGCCCCACGGTGATGAGCAGCCCCACTCTGCACTGGGGCCAACTCCGGTGCGACCCCAAGGCGAATTTGGTAACAGTAGCCGACCAGACGGTGGTGCTTTCTCCCAAGGAATATGGGTTGCTGGAACTGCTGCTGCGCCACCCCGATCGCATTTTCAGCAACACAGTGTTGCTAGAACGGCTGTGGAGCGCCGACGACTGCCCTGGAGAAGAAACCATTCGCACCCATATTAGGCGGCTGCGGCGCAAGCTCAAGCAGGCCGGTGCCGACGATATGGTCGAGAACGTCTACGGCATGGGCTATCGCCTCAGGCCTGCTCCACCGGCCGCCGAGCCAGAGTTGCCTCAGCCCGACCCCTCCCCAGAGCAGGCCAAAGCAGCGGCCGCCCGAGCCGCGGCGATCGCCGCCTTTGACCAGTTTCGACCCATCCTTAGCGATCGCATGGCCACTCTGCGCCGGGCGGCGGCTGCCCTCAACCAGCCTCCTTTGCCCGAGGAGATGCGATCAATGGCCCAAGGCGCTGCCCACAAGCTGGCCGGCTCCCTGGGCCTGTTTAGCCTGACCGAAGGCTCACACCTAGCCCGCCGCCTTGAAGACTGGCTCATGCAGCCCGATGCAGCCCAGGGAGCCGAGTTTATCGCTCTAGTGGCTCAGCTCGATGCTCAGCTAGCCGCCGGCCCCAAGGAGATCTCCACGCCCCCCGTTGAGTCACGCATTGTGCCCTTGGCCGTGCCGCCGCGCCCCACAGATACCCGGTATCGGGTGCTGGCCGTTGATGACGACCCGTTAATTTTGGCTCAGCTCCAGCGCCTGCTGCCCCCCTGGGGCCTCGACGTGGTGACGCTCGACGACCCCCGCCAGACCTGGGCTGCCTTGGAGGCCAGCCCTCCCGACCTGGTGCTGCTCGATTTGGACATGCCCCATGTCAGGGGTGTGGAGCTCTGCCGGCAGCTGCGCCAGCAGGAGCGCTGGCAGACCCTGCCGATTTTATTTCTCACCGCCTGCCGCGAGGCGGCTGCCGTCTACGAGCTTTACCAGGCGGGAGCCGACGACTATCTGCCCAAGCCCATTCTGGAGCCGGAGCTGGTCAACCGGCTGTTTCAGCGACTAGAGCGGGGCCGCCTGCTGCAAACCCTAGCCGGCACCGACCCGCTCACCGGCCTGGCCAACCGCCGCAAGGGCACCATTGAATTCGACCTGCTGCTGCACCTGGCCCACCGCTCCCCGCAGCCCCTCAGTCTGGTGCTGCTGCACCTGAGCCCTGATCTGGCCTCAGTAAAGGACTTAATGGTGGCTCTGGCGGCGGTGCTGCCGACCCTGACGCGCCAAGGCGATGCGATCGCCCGCTGGGGATCGCAAGAAATTTTGATCGGAGCGCTGGCCCCTGCCTGGTCTTCCCCCCAGGATGCGCTGGGACCACCCCTGGCTCAGCTCTTAGCTGACCAGCTGCGCTCAAGCTCAGGCAGTCTAGATCTACCCCTGGGCTTGCTCTTGGGCGCAGCCACTTTCCCAACCGATGGCCATACCCTAGACCGCCTGTACCAAGAGGCGACCCACCGCCTAGCTCCCCTCGGATAG
- a CDS encoding YihY/virulence factor BrkB family protein, with protein MLQYVRSRLLPYLRTQVLPSKPAQLLIQTWLKWDRDNVPGMAAALSYYALFSLFPLLLVILGVVGALVGPDSEALVAMQEIIVRYLPPEVHDLIKDTIIALNENSVGAGLIGFGILLFAASTIFAILKRSVNKIWETPSRVSEAGSPARIALFFVVNKLSAFVLVIATALLLLASLLSQIVIKVILTLVNTFQATFDFLTIDEAILGKSLEAGWSFLALGFAITGLFRILPSIKLSWRDIWPGALLTTLLLAGLQWLVSNSVITLGSRFVSYGVIGSVMILMLWIFLACQIFFAGCEFSFVYAHLFGTKRRTARFGE; from the coding sequence ATGCTGCAATACGTGCGATCGCGCCTGCTGCCCTATCTGCGCACCCAGGTGCTGCCCTCCAAACCCGCCCAGCTGCTGATTCAAACCTGGCTGAAGTGGGATCGCGACAATGTTCCCGGCATGGCGGCGGCGCTGTCGTACTACGCGCTGTTTTCGCTGTTTCCGCTGCTGCTGGTGATTCTCGGCGTGGTGGGGGCGCTGGTTGGCCCCGATTCAGAGGCCTTGGTCGCCATGCAGGAGATCATTGTGCGCTACCTGCCCCCCGAGGTGCACGATCTGATCAAAGACACCATCATCGCCCTCAACGAAAATAGCGTTGGGGCAGGACTAATTGGCTTTGGCATCTTGCTGTTTGCCGCCAGCACCATCTTTGCGATTTTGAAGCGATCGGTGAACAAAATCTGGGAAACCCCCAGCCGCGTCAGCGAAGCGGGGTCGCCGGCCCGCATAGCGCTGTTTTTTGTTGTCAACAAACTGTCGGCCTTTGTACTAGTGATCGCCACAGCGCTACTGCTGTTGGCCTCGCTGCTGTCGCAGATTGTCATCAAGGTCATTCTCACCCTGGTAAACACCTTTCAGGCCACCTTTGACTTCCTCACCATTGACGAAGCAATTTTGGGCAAAAGCTTGGAAGCAGGCTGGTCATTCTTGGCGCTGGGTTTTGCGATCACCGGGCTGTTCCGCATTCTGCCCTCAATCAAACTTTCCTGGCGCGACATCTGGCCCGGGGCCCTGCTCACCACTCTGCTGCTGGCGGGCTTGCAGTGGCTGGTCAGCAACAGCGTCATTACCCTGGGCAGCCGCTTCGTCTCCTACGGCGTGATCGGCAGCGTGATGATTCTGATGCTGTGGATCTTTTTGGCCTGTCAAATTTTCTTTGCGGGCTGCGAGTTTTCGTTTGTCTACGCCCATCTGTTTGGCACCAAACGCCGAACCGCCCGGTTTGGGGAGTAG